ACGCTCCTAGCGAGTGGTTATAAGCCCAACCAAATAGGGCGGGTGATCGCCTATACCCAATCGGTGGCCTCTGCATTTGTTATGGAATCCTTTTATCTCAAGTTTGTGGGTTATTCGCATAAAGTCACGAATGCGGTTTGGGCCATTATCACGAAAATTTCCGAGCAAAAGGCGACTGGGAACTGCGCCCTAAGCAAGACAAAAAGAAATCGTTAGAATTTTTTACAGAGGTGCTGAATGCGCGCTCTGCAATTCGCAATGATGGTGTGCATTTGCCAATGATTTGGAAACAAAAGCCCACACCGGACCCGCAAGAGGGGGCTCATCGAGCGTTCTACAATAAAAACCGAGCATAAATCGGGTTATGGTCCGACACAGTGGAGGTGTCGATGGCGGTGGCTTCTTTGAGGGTGAGATCGCGGTAGAAAATGAAGTCGAGCGGGTGTTGCCGGTAGGCCTTGATGTGGTGCGCGTCGAACATAATGGCTTGGCGTAGCCCCACACTGCGGCAAAAGCGCAGCAAGTGCAAGCGGCGTTGGCGGCTCCATACATTAAAATCGCCTGCAACAATCAGCGGCCCGCGGTGGTGTAGCAACTCGTCTTTTAGGAGTTCCATTTCCCGGAGAAACAGATTTGCCCGCACAAAATTAATGGCATGTACGTTCACTACCAAAAGCGATTGATTGTCGGAAAGCGGATGGTACGAGAGCATGTAACTTTTATGGGTAGCGAACATACCTTCGCGGCTTCCTGTGAGCTTAGGTTGAGCATCGAGAAAAGCCACTTGGCTGGCAGTGAGCACACCATACACGGTGCGTTTGGTTTGCATGTTGGGCGCTACTGCATACGACCAATGTGGTAATTTCCAGTCGCTATGTAGGTTCAGCTTTGCTTCCTGTAGCAACAAAAACAAACTGGGGTAGTGGTGTAAAATACGCGCAAGCTCTGCATGAAATTTTAGCGTTTGCGTAAGCTTTTGTGTGTTCCAGCAAAGCACACCGAAGTTCTCGCCATGAACAATCGGATGCTCATGTATAAAACGATCTGGAACAATAATCTTGGGCTTTAACACGCGCTCGCCTTGCTACGTTGGTTAGAAAGTCATTCATTCCTTTTATACGCAATTATACGTTATTTTAGATATCGCAAAGGGTTGTTTTGTTAATAAGCTCTCGTTTTGCCTCATAGAGTAAAACGTCGGCGTTGCGCATAAGTTCATGTACGTCTTTAGCATCTTTGGACGCGCACGCACCGTGACAGAAGGTAATGGCTTCGCCAATAGCGCTCTCAGTTTGCTTTGCGAATCGCTGGCGCAACTGTTGGAATATTTGTGCATGTGAAAGCGCTGTATCTGTCGGCAGCAATAATCCAAACTCTTCACCACCTAAACGTCCTGCCACGCCATTGTGTTGGTCTTGAATGTCCATTAGTGCAAGCGAGAATAGTCTCAGTACTTCGTCACCTGTGGCGTGCCCGAATCTGTCATTGACCGATTTAAATTTATCGATATCCAAAAAATAGAGTGTAAATGACATGTTTTCTTCAATGCGGGCTCGCGTAAGGCGCTCAAAATATTGGCGATTATAAATACCGGTGAGGTAATCAATATTGGCACGGTTATGGAGCTTCTCGTCGGAACGTTCTTTGAGCAACCCTATAAAACCAATCCCATTTCCAAGTGCATGGATAAAAGTAAAAAACATGAACGCCTGATTGGCAAAGAGCGCTTGGGTAATTATAAAGTCTGGATTATTGATGGAGAGTGGAGCCCTAATTAAACAGAGCAAAGTCATAGTTGCATTCACGATCACGAGAACGCGCGGGAAAACACTGTTATGGTGACTTTTAAGTAATTGAAAAAGGGTATACACATTTAGAGAGAGAGGTATGGCGAGCAACACCGATGCGGTAGTGATCATGGTATTGTTAAGGCCGTTGCCATGAGTTATGTGCATGTATGTGAAAATGGCACTAGTTACAGTAAACCCAGCCCACAGGTAGCTCGATTGTAATTTCGCGCCTGCGAGCTTGTTATAGGCCCGCACCTCCGCCCAACAGCCCAGAAGAATAAGAATATTGGCAAGGAGCCTGAAGTTATCGGAAAAATTGATGAGCGCGTATGCATACACTGCATAAGACAAGGCTTTAATAAAGTGCGCTTGCGCCCATGCTTTACACGCAGTGTGCGACTCCGGATTACGAATTTGCTGCCAACTGTAAAATGAGAATGTGAGGTTGGTAATGCCGGTTAAGACAATAATGGTGATGATATCCATAAAAACGAGGCATGACCTACTTGGAAACCTGTGCGACAGGTGAGACTTTAGGTGTTATTTCCCAAACTTTCAAGCGTATTACCATGAAACGGAGAAGCTCATTATGCCGCTGAGTTATGAATCAGAATTTTCTTGCCCTTACTGCATGGCACCGAATATGTTGGAGATTGATGCGTTAAATGATGTGGGACAAGCGCAAATTGTAGATTGCCAGATCTGTTGTCAGCCTATTGAAATTGCTGTGTTTGAATCAGAGCATGGTGACTTCGAAATAGTGGCTCGAACCGACGATGAGTAGGTAGATATAAAATATCTTGCGATGCTAATGTTCCTGTATTAATTTGGCTTTAATAGGAAATACATGGGATTATTTAATCTTGAATGCGGGAAATCTAAAACAAGATATTTTGTTCGGTGGTATGTATGGAATTGCCGCCGCATTCTTTAACACATTCTTGCTATTTAGCCCTTATGGCGAGCTGACTTTTCACTTTGGTCAGCTCTTCGTTATCCTTTGTTTAATTACTCGTGGGTTATTTCCCGCAACGATTGCATGTTTAATGGGTGCAGGCAGCCTATCACTTGCGGTAGGAAATCCTTATTTCTTAGTTCTATTGTTTGGCGAGCTTTGGGTTTTAAATTGGCTCTTTCAAAGAGGGGTCGTGGTTTTCGTTGCCGACTTAGGGTATTGGGTGTTCATTGGTGTTCCACTCGCCTATGTCATTATGTATTTTCAAAGCAACTTCCCTCCCGATTATGTTCAGTTACTTCTCTTAAAACAGCTTTTGAATGGCATTATTTATACTTTACTTGCGGCCTTGTTGTTGGTTTTTATTCCGCTCAAATGGTGTGTGAGAACACAAAAATCTAAACCCATGAGGTTGAAAACTCGCATCTTCTATTTGTCAATGATTACTACCATATTGCCAGCATTGCTGATTGCAATTCTGCTGACCTCCAGAACTATTTCAGCCTTCGAGAGAGAATTTGCGTTCGAGTTAGAGAGCGCTGCTGCGCAGCTGAGTAGCTTGAGTGAACGATACATACGAACACATGAAGGTGTGGTCAGGCAATTAGCAGATTTATTGGGGCAATCTGCATACAAACCAGAAATTCTCGATGCAACGCAGAAAAACTTTCCAGGCTTTAAAACTATGTTAGTTACCGACGCGGATGGCCAAATTGTTTATGGGGCTCCAAGTGAGTTTTATCAGCGAATCGCGAATCCGGTCGACTCTGAGCTTCGGGATGTAAGCGATCGGGATTATTACCTTGCACCCCGAGATACATTGAGTGATTACGTTTCCAATGTATTTCAAGGGAGGGGGTTCGGAAATGACATGATTATCGCCCTTAGTAGCCCAATTTTAGTCGATGATGAGTTCGTTGGAGTTGTTGAAGGCTCATTAAATTTGCCTAGAATAGAGATTCTGCAAGAAAGTTTAGCTGAGAGTTTCGTGCAAAGACAAATAGTCATTACCGATGCGGCCAATCAGGTTATACACACCTCTTCCAATGTGAGCTTCGAACATGAGGCCACCTTATTGGTTGAAGAAGAATACAACCGCTATACCGATAGTATGAGGCTTACTTTAATAGATAATCAAGAGTACTTCTATGCAGTGGCGGAGAATATCTATGGTTGGAAAGCTTATGTGTTAGTAAGCCCATCGGTCATGACAAATTTATTTAGCAGTAACATCTTTATTCTTCTCATTACGCTTATGTTAGTGTCGGGGTTGTTTCTGGTGGCGGTTGCGCGGTTTTCACGCCAGTTTACTTTTCCTCTGCAAAGTCTTATTGAACAATTTAGTCGCAACGAAAGAACGCTCGTACCACCGAAGTCATTATTCGAAACGAGAGAGGTTATAGAAATAGGTCAACAATTGCAGGCAAGTCAGCAAGTCATTCTTGATTTCAATCGCAAACTCGAGCGCGAAGTTGAAGACAAAACCCGTGAATTGACCTTACTGAATGAGCGTTTAGCTCAGCTAGCGAAAAGGGATGCATTAACAGGGTTGCATAATCGTCGTTACTTTGATGAAAGTGCGTTACTGATATATAAAGCGAACCTGAGAAACGACAGTGCTACTTCTTTGGTTGTAATAGATATAGATCACTTTAAAAGTATCAACGATAATTATGGTCATCCAGTAGGCGACGAATGCCTCAAATCTGTTCCAGCATTGTTTAATCAGTTTTTTAGTCGCGACTCCGACTTAGTTGCACGTTACGGTGGAGAGGAGTTTGTATTACTTTTGTCTGGAGAAGACCTCGACAGTCATCTTCATCAGCTTGAGTGTTTGAGGCAAACCATTTCATCAACCGTCATTTCAGTGAACGGCATAGAAATAAAATTGACAGTGAGTATCGGCGTTGCTCATGTCCGACAGCATTCGAGCCTTTCATTTGATGAGTTAATGAGATTAGCTGACGAGGCCCTCTATCAGAGTAAAAAGGAGGGACGTAATAGAATCACCTACAAAATTGTGAGCCATTAAAAAATAGGTAGTAATCGTCGTTTATATGTTTGAACTTATCTAGATCGATATAGAGAATGCCGAGCTAAACTCCATCTCACATGGCTCGTGTTTGAGCAATATCACGAAGCTTATCTGCATCTTCGGTGCGCTTGATCGACGGCGCAAATGGCGTCGAGCAATAGATCCATGTATTCAGCTAATTCCGCAAAAGGGGTTTTGTTCATGTACTCCTGCAACATCGTTATACTTAAACTTTACTATGTTGGCGCAGAACAATACCCCTGTCCAATATTTGTTGATTAGAACGTATAGCTCACTCGGATTGCTGCAGAGCGTCCCGGTTGCGAATATTGCTCGGTATCAATGTCTGTCGCCTGACCTGCAACGCGGTTGTATGGCACTACGCGCTTGTCCGCAAGATTGAGTAAGGCTAAATTGAGTTGCCAATGGGCGAACTCTTTACCAAACATAAGATCTACCGTACCCCAGCCAGGTGTTTCGATAAGTTCGGGGGCAGGTGTTTTATTCATTCCTGCCTCCGCTCGAAGTGCAAGTGTGGCGTACCAACCGTTCAACTCGTATTCAAGTTGGGCACTACCCGATAAGGGGCTGATAGAACTCAAATATTCACCACTTTCCTTATTCTCACCACTCATCCAAAGTGCAGACGCAGAAAGACTAAGATGATCTGAAAGCCAATACTTCATCGCAGCTTCAGCACCATATATTTCTGCTGACTCGATATTTTGATACTGGAAAATGCTTTTATTCACGCCCGGAATAAACGTGGGCTCATTGCCGACCAATTGGCTTTCAATAAAGTCTTTAAAATCACTGTAGAACAGTGCGAACGTGAAATTAAATTGCTCTCCAAAATGTTTTATACCCATTTCAAAGGCATCACTTTTTTCGGGTTCAAGATCAGCATTCGGAATAATGGCATAAAATGGTTCTACACCGTGATTTTGATAAGCTTGGTCATGGGGCGGAATGCGAAAGCCACGCGTGTACTGGCCGTATACATTAGTCGATGCTGAGAGTGGTACTACTATGCTGAGTTTCGGAGAAAGTGAGGTTTCCTTAATTTCATCCATAAGCGACAAGTCATACATGGGATCATTCTTAGGTTCCATGTGGTAGTAATCTGCGCGCACTCCGGCGGTGAGTCGCCAATCGTTTTCAAACGAAAACGTATTCTGTGCAAACACCCCGAGTAGAAGCGTGTCTGCTCCAGGAAACGTGAGTTGTGGTTCGTTATCTTGTTCGAGTGTACCATTGGCTAGCACTCTTGTTTTGTAACGAGGACGCTCGGTATCGTAGTGATCTGCATCAATACCATAAACCCACTCTTGGTTTTCGATAGACTTATTTGCTTGCCAACGAATACCAATAATATTTTGTTCAAAGCGATAATCGTTATAGTCGATGTAAGCGCCTGACCGACCATTCCCGTCTCGAACTTGATCACTCTCCTGTAGATAGTGAGAATAATAAATTTGCGCCGATGTATTGTCTGCCCAGTCGCTTGGTCTGGTGTTCTGTATATCTACAGAGAAGGCTGTTTGTGCGTCATCTTCTTGCGTTTCATTGCTTTGAGCGGCAATTATTTGTTCGTTTTCTTGTTCGAAATGATCAAGAGTGAGCTTCACCTCTTTTTGTGGGTCGAGTTTGAATGTTGCTTTTGCGAGTAGAGATTGAGCATCAAAATCATAACCCGGAAGTGTCTCAGTAAAGTTTTGAGTTTCATGACCTTGACGGTACCCTATATTCAGCATTCCTTGCCAGTGGCCAAAGTCCGCTGCTCCTGAGGTCGTCAGCGCATGCTCATCATTCACTGAACGATAGCTTGATGAGACCTCAAGAAAATGAGGTTCGGAGCGAAGTAAATCGTCTGGATCTGGCGTGGTAATGACCACAATGCCACCCAAACCATCCGATCCATAAAGCGATGAAGCGGCAGATTTTGCAACTTCAATCGTTTTGATTTGTGTCAGATCCAGATAGCCTCGACCCACAAGAAATCCGCCGCCTCCGGCGTAGGCATCGTTGAGTCTGCGACCGTCTTTGATAAAGATTAGACGATTTCCACCAATACCTCTGACGGTTAATGTTTCTGAACTGCCCGCAGCACCGGTACTGTTTATGGCAGGGTCATAACGAAACGCATCTGCCAAGTTTGTCGTCACTTGTCGTTCTAGTTCAATATCGCTGACGACTGAGATGTCGCCTGCGACGTCTCTAAAATTCTGCTCTGTTCGAGAACCTGTGACTACGATCACTTCTTCGACCGTGTTGTCTTCAGACTCACTACTTTCCGCATATACATGTGTCGATGTGGCTACCAAGAAGGTGCCGATTGCTGCTACCACAATACGATGCCTTGATGATTGATGGCGTTTCATGCGTTTTCTACTCCTTACCCATGAGATTTAGTTGAAGAATTATTTATCTCTTTTTAATCTAAATGAAAACGATTTGTATTTGCAATGCTTTTGGGGTAGGATTTTTCCAAATGCAGTAGATGGAGATCACAGATGAAAGCCGTAGCGCTAACGCTCTTACTATTTAGTTTATTATTTTCAATGGCTTCTCAAGCTCAGCCGCGTGTTGTAGTCACTGGCGGTACGCTGACTGAAATCGTTTTCGCCTTAGATGGCGATGCGTTGGTGGTGGCCACTGACACCTCTAGTATGTATCCACCTGAAGTAAGCGACTTGCCTAAAGTTG
This genomic interval from Idiomarinaceae bacterium HL-53 contains the following:
- a CDS encoding Uncharacterized conserved protein YafD, endonuclease/exonuclease/phosphatase (EEP) superfamily, encoding MLKPKIIVPDRFIHEHPIVHGENFGVLCWNTQKLTQTLKFHAELARILHHYPSLFLLLQEAKLNLHSDWKLPHWSYAVAPNMQTKRTVYGVLTASQVAFLDAQPKLTGSREGMFATHKSYMLSYHPLSDNQSLLVVNVHAINFVRANLFLREMELLKDELLHHRGPLIVAGDFNVWSRQRRLHLLRFCRSVGLRQAIMFDAHHIKAYRQHPLDFIFYRDLTLKEATAIDTSTVSDHNPIYARFLL
- a CDS encoding Cysteine-rich CPXCG yields the protein MPLSYESEFSCPYCMAPNMLEIDALNDVGQAQIVDCQICCQPIEIAVFESEHGDFEIVARTDDE
- a CDS encoding diguanylate cyclase (GGDEF) domain-containing protein, which encodes MDIITIIVLTGITNLTFSFYSWQQIRNPESHTACKAWAQAHFIKALSYAVYAYALINFSDNFRLLANILILLGCWAEVRAYNKLAGAKLQSSYLWAGFTVTSAIFTYMHITHGNGLNNTMITTASVLLAIPLSLNVYTLFQLLKSHHNSVFPRVLVIVNATMTLLCLIRAPLSINNPDFIITQALFANQAFMFFTFIHALGNGIGFIGLLKERSDEKLHNRANIDYLTGIYNRQYFERLTRARIEENMSFTLYFLDIDKFKSVNDRFGHATGDEVLRLFSLALMDIQDQHNGVAGRLGGEEFGLLLPTDTALSHAQIFQQLRQRFAKQTESAIGEAITFCHGACASKDAKDVHELMRNADVLLYEAKRELINKTTLCDI
- a CDS encoding hemoglobin/transferrin/lactoferrin receptor protein; translated protein: MKRHQSSRHRIVVAAIGTFLVATSTHVYAESSESEDNTVEEVIVVTGSRTEQNFRDVAGDISVVSDIELERQVTTNLADAFRYDPAINSTGAAGSSETLTVRGIGGNRLIFIKDGRRLNDAYAGGGGFLVGRGYLDLTQIKTIEVAKSAASSLYGSDGLGGIVVITTPDPDDLLRSEPHFLEVSSSYRSVNDEHALTTSGAADFGHWQGMLNIGYRQGHETQNFTETLPGYDFDAQSLLAKATFKLDPQKEVKLTLDHFEQENEQIIAAQSNETQEDDAQTAFSVDIQNTRPSDWADNTSAQIYYSHYLQESDQVRDGNGRSGAYIDYNDYRFEQNIIGIRWQANKSIENQEWVYGIDADHYDTERPRYKTRVLANGTLEQDNEPQLTFPGADTLLLGVFAQNTFSFENDWRLTAGVRADYYHMEPKNDPMYDLSLMDEIKETSLSPKLSIVVPLSASTNVYGQYTRGFRIPPHDQAYQNHGVEPFYAIIPNADLEPEKSDAFEMGIKHFGEQFNFTFALFYSDFKDFIESQLVGNEPTFIPGVNKSIFQYQNIESAEIYGAEAAMKYWLSDHLSLSASALWMSGENKESGEYLSSISPLSGSAQLEYELNGWYATLALRAEAGMNKTPAPELIETPGWGTVDLMFGKEFAHWQLNLALLNLADKRVVPYNRVAGQATDIDTEQYSQPGRSAAIRVSYTF
- a CDS encoding diguanylate cyclase (GGDEF) domain-containing protein; protein product: MNAGNLKQDILFGGMYGIAAAFFNTFLLFSPYGELTFHFGQLFVILCLITRGLFPATIACLMGAGSLSLAVGNPYFLVLLFGELWVLNWLFQRGVVVFVADLGYWVFIGVPLAYVIMYFQSNFPPDYVQLLLLKQLLNGIIYTLLAALLLVFIPLKWCVRTQKSKPMRLKTRIFYLSMITTILPALLIAILLTSRTISAFEREFAFELESAAAQLSSLSERYIRTHEGVVRQLADLLGQSAYKPEILDATQKNFPGFKTMLVTDADGQIVYGAPSEFYQRIANPVDSELRDVSDRDYYLAPRDTLSDYVSNVFQGRGFGNDMIIALSSPILVDDEFVGVVEGSLNLPRIEILQESLAESFVQRQIVITDAANQVIHTSSNVSFEHEATLLVEEEYNRYTDSMRLTLIDNQEYFYAVAENIYGWKAYVLVSPSVMTNLFSSNIFILLITLMLVSGLFLVAVARFSRQFTFPLQSLIEQFSRNERTLVPPKSLFETREVIEIGQQLQASQQVILDFNRKLEREVEDKTRELTLLNERLAQLAKRDALTGLHNRRYFDESALLIYKANLRNDSATSLVVIDIDHFKSINDNYGHPVGDECLKSVPALFNQFFSRDSDLVARYGGEEFVLLLSGEDLDSHLHQLECLRQTISSTVISVNGIEIKLTVSIGVAHVRQHSSLSFDELMRLADEALYQSKKEGRNRITYKIVSH